TTTTTAGTTTGTTCCTGTGTTTTACCCATACCAGCACCAATGCCATGAGCAATACATGGTGAGTAAGCAATCACCAAGGATGGTCCTGGATAAGCTTCAGCTTCTTTCATTGCTTTCATTAGTTGATTTTTATCCGCACCCATTCCAACTTGCGCCACATAAACATATCCATAGGTCATCGCCATTCTACCCAGGTCTTTTTTAATGATTTTCTTACCTGAAGTAGCAAATTTAGCAACCGCACCAGCAGGAGAAGCTTTTGAAGACTGACCTCCAGTGTTGGAATATACTTCTGTATCCATTACTAGGACATTAATGTCATCTCCGCTTGCCAGAACGTGATCCAGCCCACCATAACCGATGTCATAAGCCCAGCCATCGCCACCAAACACCCAGTGAGATTTCTTAACTAAATAGTCTTTTTTCTCCATAATTTCATCCACAATTGGGTTTCCAGCTGATTTTTCAAGCAATGGAAGCATTTCGTATGTGGCTGCTTTTGAAGCTTTTGCATCTTCTTTTCCTTCTATCCATGCAGTAAAAGCATCTTTCAAGTTTTGAGGCAAATCAGCTTCTAAACCTTCTTTCATCAAATCTTCTAACTTAGCTCTTATTTGATTTGTTGCCAATACCATTCCATAACCAAACTCTGCGTTATCTTCAAACAAGGAGTTTGCCCACGCAGGACCGTGTCCGTTTTCATTTACGCAATATGGTACAGAAGGTGCGCTACCTCCGTAAATAGAACTACAGCCTGTCGCATTAGCAATCGTCATTCGATCACCAAATAACTGAGTAATCAACTTCACGTAAGGAGTTTCACCACACCCAGCACATGCTCCAGAGAATTCAAAAAGCGGCTGTGCAAACTGGCTTCCTTTCATGTTTTCGATATTGGTTAAATTAGCTTTGTTTTTAAGAGAAATAGCATAGTTCCAGTTTTCCTTTTGTGCTTCTATTTGAGGCTCAACCGGTTTCATTTCTAAAGCTTTCTTTTTAGATGGACAAATATCTGCACAGTTTCCACAACCTGTACAATCAAGGGTTGATACTTGAAGTCTGTATTGTAGCCCTTCAAATTCTTTACCCATTGCTTTTAGGGTATCGAAGTTCTCTGGTGCTGCTTTCGCTTCTGCTTCATCAACTAAGAAGGGACGAATGGCCGCATGAGGACAAACAAAAGAACACTGATTACATTGTATGCAGTTTTCTTTTATCCACTCTGGAACATTAACAGCAATTCCTCGTTTTTCATATTCTGAAGTTCCCATAGGGAAAGAACCATTTTCTCTTCCTACAAAGGCACTAGTAGGCAAATCGTCTCCTTCTTGTGCATTCATAGGACGAAGGATGTTTTTAATGAAGTCAGGCGCATCATCTTCCTTTGCCATTTCTGCTTTTGCACCAGCCCAGCTGCTCGGAACTTCAACAGCTTCCAGCGCATCCATACCCATGTCTATCGCCTTTTGATTCATCTCAACAATCTTTTCACCTTTAGATCCATAGGTGTCCACAACAGCTTGCTTCATATAATCGATCGCATCTTCAACCGGAATTACTTCTGCCAGTTTAAAGAATGCTGACTGCATCACCATGTTGATTCTATTGCCAAGACCAATTTCCGCAGCAATATCCGTTGCATCAATAATATAGAATTTAATATTTTTTTCAGCTATTGTCTTTTTCAGGCTAGCTGGTAATTTTTGATCCAGTTCTTCTTTTTTCCAAATACAGTTCAGCAGAAAAGTTCCGCCTTCTTTAATTCCTTTTAACAAATCATATTGATTCACATAGGCTTGATTATGACACGCTATAAAATCAGCCTCACTGATCAGATAAGTGGAACGGATGGGTTTTTCTCCGAAACGCAAATGAGAAATCGTTACCCCACCTGATTTTTTGGAGTCGTAGGAGAAGTATCCCTGTGCATATAGATCTGTATGATCACCAATGATTTTGATGGAGTTTTTATTTGCTCCTACTGTACCGTCAGAGCCAAGTCCCCAGAATTTACATCTAACTGTTCCTTTAGGCTCTGTACTTAATGTATCTGTAACAGGTAAAGATGTGTTTGTAACATCTTCGTTAATTCCAACCGTAAACCCGTTTTTAGGCTCTGCCTGCTTTAGGTTTTCAAAGACAGCTTTCATTTGAGCAGGTGTTGTGTCTTTAGAACCAAGACCATATCGTCCACCTACGATAACCGGCGCATCCGCTTTTCCGTAAAACATATCTTTTATATCTAAGTACATAGGTTCTCCCGGTGCTCCCGGCTCTTTACATCGATCTAAAACAGAGATTTTTTTAACCGTTTTAGGCAGAACATCCATAAAGTAGGATGAAACAAAAGGTCTATATAGATGTACTTTGATAACACCTACTTTTTCGCCTTTTTCAAGTAAATAATCTACCGTCTCTTCTAAGGTTTCTGTTACTGATCCCATAGCAACAACCACGTGTTCAGCATCCGTTGCACCATAATAGTTAAATGGTTTGTAGTCTCTTCCGGTAATTTTATTGATCTTGTTCATATAGTCCACTACGATTTCCGGAAGTGCGTTGTAAAATGGATTTGCAGCTTCTTTTGCTTGGAAGAAAATATCAGGATTTTGAGCCGTACCTCGAAGTTCAGGATGCTCCGGATTTAAAGAATCTGCCCGAAAAGCTTTAATCGCATCCCAGTCTACCAATTCCTTAAAAGTGTCGTATTCAATAGCTTCAATCTTTTGAACTTCATGAGAGGTTCTAAATCCATCAAAGAAATGAACAAAAGGAATTCTGCCTTTAATAGCCGCCAAGTGGGCAATTCCACCTAAATCCATTACTTCCTGAACGCTTCCGGAAGCCAGCATAGCACATCCAGTTTGTCGAGCTGCCATAACATCAGAGTGATCTCCAAAAATAGATAAGGCATGAGCCGCTACCGCACGAGCGCTTACATGAAAAACGCCTGGCAATAATTCGCCTGCAATTTTATACATGTTTGGAATCATCAATAAAAGACCCTGTGATGCTGTATACGTTGAAGTTAATGCGCCTGCCGCTAAGGATCCATGCATAGCGCCAGCGGCACCAGCCTCTGATTGCATTTCTGTAACGGTTACTGTTTGTCCAAAAATATTTTTTTGTCCGTAAGCACTCCACTCATCAACACTTTCTGCCATGTTAGAGGAAGGGGTGATTGGATAGATAGCCGCTACATCTGTAAATGCATAAGACACATAAGCAGCCGCTGTGTTCCCATCCATCGTTTTCATTAATTTTGACATTAAATTGCCTCCTTCTTGATTTTGATTTATTTTTAACTTTATCTGGGTTGAAAAAAAATACTGTCATTTATTAATTATAAAGCATTAAAGTAGCATTTACCAGTATGATTGAAAAAAAATGGAAAGTTTATATTTTCAGAAATCTGCAATTTATTTTATATGCCTATTATTTAGTTTAATCTTTCACATACTCAAATTCCTATGTATTCTTGTTTCTTATTTATAATTGTCTTATAATAGGCTTATCCATGCAGGAGCTTTGACTTTTTTCAGAAATATCTATTTACTCCCTTTTGCTCTTTCATACTTTAAGAGATATTAAGAAGAGAGGTGTGTTTTTATGCATAATCATGGTTTTTGTTCCATTCCATTTTCTTATCAACGCTTAGCAAGTAGATTTTTTCCAGATAACGCAAATGATCATGAAATGCGTGTGATGCATTATTCTTTATCTATATTCGATGCTATTAAAGAAGAATTTTCAATTGGCCCTAAAGAACGACGTCTACTTTATCTTAGCGCGATTCTTCA
This genomic interval from Tindallia magadiensis contains the following:
- the nifJ gene encoding pyruvate:ferredoxin (flavodoxin) oxidoreductase — its product is MSKLMKTMDGNTAAAYVSYAFTDVAAIYPITPSSNMAESVDEWSAYGQKNIFGQTVTVTEMQSEAGAAGAMHGSLAAGALTSTYTASQGLLLMIPNMYKIAGELLPGVFHVSARAVAAHALSIFGDHSDVMAARQTGCAMLASGSVQEVMDLGGIAHLAAIKGRIPFVHFFDGFRTSHEVQKIEAIEYDTFKELVDWDAIKAFRADSLNPEHPELRGTAQNPDIFFQAKEAANPFYNALPEIVVDYMNKINKITGRDYKPFNYYGATDAEHVVVAMGSVTETLEETVDYLLEKGEKVGVIKVHLYRPFVSSYFMDVLPKTVKKISVLDRCKEPGAPGEPMYLDIKDMFYGKADAPVIVGGRYGLGSKDTTPAQMKAVFENLKQAEPKNGFTVGINEDVTNTSLPVTDTLSTEPKGTVRCKFWGLGSDGTVGANKNSIKIIGDHTDLYAQGYFSYDSKKSGGVTISHLRFGEKPIRSTYLISEADFIACHNQAYVNQYDLLKGIKEGGTFLLNCIWKKEELDQKLPASLKKTIAEKNIKFYIIDATDIAAEIGLGNRINMVMQSAFFKLAEVIPVEDAIDYMKQAVVDTYGSKGEKIVEMNQKAIDMGMDALEAVEVPSSWAGAKAEMAKEDDAPDFIKNILRPMNAQEGDDLPTSAFVGRENGSFPMGTSEYEKRGIAVNVPEWIKENCIQCNQCSFVCPHAAIRPFLVDEAEAKAAPENFDTLKAMGKEFEGLQYRLQVSTLDCTGCGNCADICPSKKKALEMKPVEPQIEAQKENWNYAISLKNKANLTNIENMKGSQFAQPLFEFSGACAGCGETPYVKLITQLFGDRMTIANATGCSSIYGGSAPSVPYCVNENGHGPAWANSLFEDNAEFGYGMVLATNQIRAKLEDLMKEGLEADLPQNLKDAFTAWIEGKEDAKASKAATYEMLPLLEKSAGNPIVDEIMEKKDYLVKKSHWVFGGDGWAYDIGYGGLDHVLASGDDINVLVMDTEVYSNTGGQSSKASPAGAVAKFATSGKKIIKKDLGRMAMTYGYVYVAQVGMGADKNQLMKAMKEAEAYPGPSLVIAYSPCIAHGIGAGMGKTQEQTKKAVEAGYWHLYRYNPLLKEEGKNPFTLDSKEPSTPFQDFLSSEVRYASLKKTFPEEAEVLFKAAEMDAKERYEIYKKLATD